ACCCTGTCATAAGCAGCATCCACGTCGTATTCGGTTTTGAGCCGTGCCATGGCCAAATCGAACTGCAACACACCCACGGCTCCAAAATGATTCATTTCTCAACAACGATTCTCATTGTGTTACGATCTCAATTGCTAATCGCTAAAAAAACCAAAGCAGCAACACTCCCGCCAGAAGGATACGATACCAGCCAAAAATCTCCATACCGTTCCGGTTGAGATAAGCCAAAAAACCCTTAACGGCCAGCCACGCCACAAGCCAAGAGACACTCAAACCTAGCATTAGAACTACCGGTCCGGTGGAACGCAGCAGCATCGGTCCTTGCTGACAGAACTCATAAAAAGTGGCGCCGCCGAGGGTGGGCAAGGATAGCAGAAAGCTGAATTCCGCGGCGACCTTAGGTTGAAATCCCAGCAAGCGTGCGGCCATGATCGTGACCATGGAACGGCTGGTGCCTGGCCACATGGCGATGCATTGAGAGACACCAATAACCAGGGCGGACCGAATGGTCATGTCAAAAACCTGCTTTTCCTGCCAGCAGGGATCGACTCTGGGCTTTCGGCGGGATCTGCGTTCGATAACGATCATACATAGACCACCCACAGCCAGAGCGCCGGCCACCGGCCCTATATCGAAAAGGGTGGCCTTGATATAGCTTTCAGCCAACAATCCAATGATCGCTGCCGGTAAAAAGCCCGCCATCAGCAATAGAAGTAAACGGCGACCAGCCGGATCTCGTCCGCTCAGGCCCAGCAGAATCGACCGGATCTGCGGCGCATAGATTCCCGCAACCGCCAGCAACGCTCCGGATTGAATCACAATACCGAAAGCATCGATGCCCGCTTTTGCGGCTGGATTGCGGTATAGGTCAAGCCAGGCGGCGGCGAGAATCAGGTGGCCGGTGGAAGAAACCGGCAGAAACTCGGTTAGCCCCTCAATGAGCCCAAGGAGGGCGGCGTCGATTATCGAGATAATTGGCTGCACCGTTCGGATTTTCCTGTTTCAACATTGATCACTTTAATTGGCGGTATCTGACTTTTAACCGTGGTCTGCATCACTTCATTCGGTCATTGGCACTCACGGATTTTGTGAAAATAAATCTCCGGCCATTTCTCGGCCGTATAGTTAATCTGCCATTCGCTTTCCGCCAGGTAGGTCAGGTTTCCTTCCGCATCCAGCGCCAGATTGGACTGGCGCTCCTTTTCGAAGGCGGTCAGCATTTTTTTGTCATCGCAGCGTATCCATCGGGCGGTGGCAAAATTTACCGGCTCATAAACGGCGTCGACCCCGTATTCGGTCTTGAGTCTCGCCATGGTCACCTCGAACTGCAAAATGCCCACGGCCCCCAGGATCAAGTCGTTGCCCGAAAGGGGTCGGAAAAGCTGGATTGCGCCCTCCTCGACCAACTGGCTCACCCCCTTATGAAGCTGTTTTATCCTGAGCGGGGATTTGAGTCGCACCCGACGAAAATGCTCGGGAGAGAAATTCGGAATGCCAGTGAAACTGAGCGGTTCCTTTTCCGAGAAAGTATCGCCGATCCGAATAGTGCCGTGGTTGTGAATACCGATGATATCGCCGGGCCAGGCATCCTCCACGAAGGCACGGTCCTGAGCCATAAAAATGATCGGATTGGCGATTTGGATATCCTTGCCGATGCGGTGGTGGCGCACCCGCATTCCCCGCTGGAACCGGCCCGAACAGATGCGCAGAAAGGCGATGCGGTCATGGTGGGCCGGGTCCATATTGGCCTGGACTTTAAAGACGAAGCCTGAAAAGGCGTCCTCCTCGGGCATGACCGTGCGGGTGGTGGTCGGCCTGGGCAAAGGCGCCGGGGCAATTTCCAGAAAGGTGTCAAGCAGCTCGCGCACGCCGAAGTTGTTGATCGCGCTGCCGAAGAAAACCGGGGTCTGGCTTCCTTTGAGAAAATCCTGGAGGTCAAAGGGGTCGGCGGCGCCTTCCAGCAGGGCGACATCCTCGCGCAGTTCATCGGCCTGGCTCCCCAAAATTTCATCCAGCAGCGCTTCGTTCAGATCGCAGATGGTGATCGCATCGGCGGGCAGGCGGTCCTGTCCGGGAGTAAACAGTATGAGCTCCCTGCGATAGAGGTTGTAGGTGCCCTTGAAGCGTTTGCCCATGCCGATGGGCCAGGAGAGCGGCGCGCATTCGATTTGCAGAGTTTCCTCGATATCGTTCATGATATCCAGCGGCGACATGCCCTCACGATCGAGCTTGTTGACAAAGGTCAGGATGGGAGTGTTGCGCATCCGGCAAACCTCCATCAGTTTGCGGGTCTGCGTCTCTACCCCCTTGACGCTGTCGATGACCATGACCGCGCTGTCCACGGCGGTGA
The window above is part of the Desulfobacterales bacterium genome. Proteins encoded here:
- a CDS encoding peptide chain release factor 3; translated protein: MEKPFYKSGNTEIDRRRTFGIISHPDAGKTTLTEKLLLFGGAVQMAGSVKARKAGRYATSDWMAIEQERGISVTSSVMKFNYRECEINLLDTPGHQDFSEDTYRVLTAVDSAVMVIDSVKGVETQTRKLMEVCRMRNTPILTFVNKLDREGMSPLDIMNDIEETLQIECAPLSWPIGMGKRFKGTYNLYRRELILFTPGQDRLPADAITICDLNEALLDEILGSQADELREDVALLEGAADPFDLQDFLKGSQTPVFFGSAINNFGVRELLDTFLEIAPAPLPRPTTTRTVMPEEDAFSGFVFKVQANMDPAHHDRIAFLRICSGRFQRGMRVRHHRIGKDIQIANPIIFMAQDRAFVEDAWPGDIIGIHNHGTIRIGDTFSEKEPLSFTGIPNFSPEHFRRVRLKSPLRIKQLHKGVSQLVEEGAIQLFRPLSGNDLILGAVGILQFEVTMARLKTEYGVDAVYEPVNFATARWIRCDDKKMLTAFEKERQSNLALDAEGNLTYLAESEWQINYTAEKWPEIYFHKIRECQ
- a CDS encoding undecaprenyl-diphosphate phosphatase is translated as MQPIISIIDAALLGLIEGLTEFLPVSSTGHLILAAAWLDLYRNPAAKAGIDAFGIVIQSGALLAVAGIYAPQIRSILLGLSGRDPAGRRLLLLLMAGFLPAAIIGLLAESYIKATLFDIGPVAGALAVGGLCMIVIERRSRRKPRVDPCWQEKQVFDMTIRSALVIGVSQCIAMWPGTSRSMVTIMAARLLGFQPKVAAEFSFLLSLPTLGGATFYEFCQQGPMLLRSTGPVVLMLGLSVSWLVAWLAVKGFLAYLNRNGMEIFGWYRILLAGVLLLWFF